The proteins below come from a single Larimichthys crocea isolate SSNF chromosome XIV, L_crocea_2.0, whole genome shotgun sequence genomic window:
- the neurl4 gene encoding neuralized-like protein 4 isoform X2, whose product MIKEVNSWSGSIEIGVTALDPAALDFPSSATGLKGGSWIVSGCSVLRDGRSVLEEYGRDLDQLAEGDRVGIQRSSRGELHLWVNGQDCGAAASGLPPKLWAVVDLYGKCTQVTVVSCEPPPPSTEKETIEQEEEEEEEDEEEDAEEEVVVCGVREDAGITALMNVAAMSGMLNGDEVPELSCSHSRPDKFPNNLDPDTVLTEHQLFDVFNNAIVSFYRSEDEGGGGDGGGGGGAGSGSGGGNSGTDSSSRNDRGSSSSGGGAVNSDSGIGTTGGSGGGGGGGGAGGPGEGGNTNNSPAGNGGVGSGVVTGGMTTNDALLFHEKCGTLIKLSNNNKTAERRRPLDEFNNGVVMTNRPLRHNEMFEIRIDKLVDKWSGSIEIGVTTHNPNNLDYPATMTNLRSGTIMMSGCGILTNGKGTRREYCEFSLDELQEGDHIGLMRKASGALHFYINGIDQGVAAAQTPGVVYGVVDLYGMAVKVTIVHNHNHSDRLRRNNAIMRALSPDVGRPRPALSLTPDPEGPDRLLFHANCGQKAAIISDGRTALRPHATDDFNHGVVLSSRPLRSNEVFQVRIDKMVDKWAGSIEIGVTTHNPAYLQLPSTMTNLRSGTWMMTGNGVMHNGTTILDEYGHNLDRLKAGDTVGVVRKEDGSLHFFVNGVAQGPAAWNVPPSVYAVVDLYGQAAQATIMDDMVDLPPLPEDSSEGPTAMSPGSPCSVGGACTTNDLRFHQLHGTNAVITNGGRTALRQNCRSEFNDAIVISNRCLRDGELFEIIIQKMVDRWSGSIEAGVTAIRPDELEFPNTMTDIDYDTWMLSGTAIMQDGNTMRNNYGCDLDSLTTGSRIGMMRSASGDLHYYINGVDQGVACSGLPPEVYAVIDLYGQCVQVSITSSSGPLDNSLCTSNITEKSFPIHSPVAGVAHRLHGKHGKNVVLLGEGCQAVRVGGYAHGIVFSAKELKADELFEVRIDEVDEQWCGSLHVGLTTLAPPELPSCPLSGLSPSLPQLRTKVTWLLCGSEVRRNGVLQRQNYCCSLDRLTVGNRVGVKRCSDDTMHIFIDGEDMGPAATAVAKNVYAVLDLYGRITAVSIVSSSLMEDMESVKAPSLSSDSCSEGEEDSTPVREVETEPCASVPTAMAFLENHGKNIQLSNQNLTAARVSSYNQGLLVTAQPLARQQLFQFQIDRLNPSWTSSLSLGVIGHSPDRLNFPSTACCLKRSAWLLQRDSVFHNSLKTCENYGPNLDTCPEGTVLGLLVDTNSCLHLYVNGMDQGVAAQDIPSPCYPFIDLYGQCEQVTIVTNNVPAVGGESGETRCQGDMEKADMVDGIKESVCWTPPPEVNPNKTCEYQALCSRFKELLTLPDGYFNEDAKYNLCYCESCHKLRGDEAYYKRGEPPRDYALPFGWCRFALRIKPHCEVSNALKKWHIAYHGTSVGALRRTLDHSQLLPGTSSIFSVSPVKAEGPNGYSEPEENSAPGREVPRVRLSPTMRYSGMEIFAPKVQFQDPRSHRCHQAQVGFQVCVRPGSYKVGPQTLGHSEPLDPRFSNSEIEWITKEQGGTLLYGLLIRVE is encoded by the exons atgataaaggaG GTGAACTCGTGGAGCGGTTCCATTGAGATTGGCGTGACGGCCCTCGACCCTGCCGCGCTGGACTTCCCCAGCAGCGCTACAGGCCTTAAAGGCGGCTCCTGGATCGTGTCGGGCTGCTCGGTGCTACGAGACGGTCGCTCGGTCCTGGAGGAGTACGGCCGCGACCTTGACCAGCTAGCCGAGGGCGACCGGGTGGGCATCCAGCGCAGCTCCCGCGGGGAGCTCCACCTCTGGGTGAACGGGCAGGACTGCGGCGCGGCCGCGAGCGGCTTGCCGCCGAAACTCTGGGCAGTGGTGGACCTGTACGGCAAGTGCACTCAAGTGACGGTGGTGAGCTGTGAGCCGCCACCGCCCTCCACGGAGAAAGAGACAatagagcaggaggaggaagaggaggaggaggatgaggaggaggatgcggAGGAAGAGGTGGTGGTGTGCGGGGTGCGGGAGGATGCAGGGATCACAGCACTGATGAATGTGGCAGCGATGAGTGGAATGTTGAACGGAGATGAAG TGCCTGAGCTTAGCTGCAGTCACAGCAGACCAGACAAGTTTCCCAACAACCTGGACCCTGACACGG ttcTAACGGAGCACCAGCTGTTCGACGTGTTCAACAACGCAATAGTATCTTTTTATCGCTCCGAGGACGAGGGCGGAGGAGGGGAtggcggaggtggaggaggggcgGGAAGCGGCAGCGGAGGAGGAAATTCAGGAACTGACTCCTCTTCCAGAAACGAcagagggagcagcagcagcggaggAGGTGCTGTCAACAGCGACAGCGGAATAGGGACAACgggagggagtggaggaggaggaggaggaggaggagcaggcggTCCTGGAGAAGGTGGAAATACTAATAACAGCCCCGCCGGTAACGGAGGGGTCGGGTCGGGGGTTGTGACAGGTGGGATGACCACCAACGACGCGCTGCTCTTCCACGAGAAATGCGGCACGCTGATCAAactgagcaacaacaacaagacggCGGAGCGGAGGAGACCGCTGGACGAGTTCAACAACGGCGTGGTGATGACCAACCGGCCGCTCCGACACAACGAGATGTTCGAG ATTCGTATCGATAAGCTAGTGGACAAGTGGTCGGGCTCGATAGAGATCGGCGTGACCACACACAATCCCAACAACCTGGACTATCCTGCAACTATGACCAATCTGCgctcag GTACAATCATGATGAGTGGCTGTGGGATACTGACCAACGGGAAAGGAACCCGCAGGGAATACTGTGAATTTAGCCTCGATGAACTTCAG GAGGGAGATCACATAGGGCTGATGCGCAAAGCCAGCGGAGCGCTCCATTTCTACATCAACGGCATCGACCAAG GTGTTGCAGCGGCCCAGACCCCCGGCGTGGTCTACGGCGTGGTCGACCTCTACGGCATGGCCGTCAAAGTCACCATAgtccacaaccacaaccacagtgACCGCCTCAGACGCAACAACGCCATCATGAGGGCTCTATCGCCGGATGTCGGTCGTCCCAGGCCAGCTCTCTCCCTCACCCCTGACCCAGAGGGGCCTGACCGGCTGCTCTTCCACGCCAACTGTGGCCAGAAAGCTGCCATTATCAGTGACGGCAGGACGGCGCTGCGACCACA TGCGACCGACGACTTCAACCACGGCGTCGTCCTGAGCAGCCGGCCGCTGCGCTCCAACGAGGTGTTCCAGGTTCGCATCGACAAGATGGTGGACAAGTGGGCGGGTTCCATCGAAATCGGGGTCACGACGCACAACCCCGCGTACCTGCAGCTGCCCTCCACCATGACCAACCTGCGCTCAG ggacctggatgatgacgGGGAATGGCGTAATGCACAACGGAACGACGATATTAGACGAGTACGGACACAACCTGGACCGGCTGAAG GCTGGTGACACAGTAGGCGTGGTGCGGAAAGAAGACGGCAGCCTCCACTTCTTTGTAAACGGCGTGGCTCAGGGCCCGGCAGCCTGGAACGTCCCACCCAGCGTCTACGCCGTGGTCGACCTCTACGGCCAGGCTGCTCAGGCCACCATCATGGACGACatgg TCGACCTCCCCCCTCTACCAGAGGACAGCTCGGAGGGCCCCACGGCCATGTCGCCCGGGAGCCCCTGCTCGGTAGGCGGGGCCTGCACGACCAACGACCTGCGTTTCCACCAGCTGCACGGCACCAACGCCGTCATCACCAACGGGGGGCGCACCGCCCTGCGTCAGAACTGCCGCAGCGAGTTCAACGACGCCATTGTCATTTCCAACAG GTGCCTTCGAGATGGAGAGCTGTTTGAAATCATCATTCAGAAGATGGTGGACCGCTGGTCAGGTTCGATAGAAGCAG GAGTGACGGCCATCAGGCCAGACGAGCTTGAGTTTCCAAACACAATGACCGACATCGACTACGACACCTGGATGCTCAG tggAACGGCCATCATGCAGGACGGCAACACGATGCGCAACAACTACGGTTGTGACCTTGACTCTCTGACCACCGGCTCACGGATCGGCATGATGCGCTCAGCCAGCGGCGACCTCCACTATTACATCAATGGCGTAGACCAAGGTGTGGCCTGCTCCGGTCTGCCACCAG agGTGTATGCTGTGATCGACCTGTATGgtcagtgtgttcaggtgtcaATCACCAGCTCCTCAGGCCCGCTGGACAACAGCCTGTGTACCAGCAACATCACTGAGAAGAGCTTCCCTATCCACTCACCAG TAGCAGGCGTTGCCCACCGGCTCCATGGCAAACACGGTAAGAACGTGGTGCTGCTCGGCGAGGGCTGCCAGGCCGTCCGAGTTGGCGGTTACGCTCACGGCATCGTGTTCAGCGCGAAGGAGCTCAAAGCAGACGAGCTGTTTGAG GTGAGGATTGATGAAGTGGATGAGCAGTGGTGCGGCTCGCTGCATGTCGGCCTGACCACGCTGGCACCTCCGGAGCTGCCGTCCTGCCCGCTGTCAggtctctccccctccctcccgcAGCTTCGCACCAAGGTCACCTGGCTGCTCTGCGGCTCTGAGGTCCGTCGCAATGGTGTGCTGCAGCGCCAGAACTACTGCTGCTCACTGGACCGGCTGACG GTTGGGAACCGTGTAGGTGTGAAGAGGTGCAGTGATGACACAATGCACATTTTCATTGACGGAGAGGACATGGGACCTGCAGCGACTGCAGTAgccaag AATGTGTATGCAGTTTTGGATCTGTACGGGCGGATAACGGCGGTGTCCATCGTGAGCTCTTCGCTGATGGAGGACATGGAAAGCGTCAAGGCGCCCTCGCTGTCCTCGGACAGCTGCAGCGAAGGGGAGGAGGACAGCACCCCCGTGAGAGAG GTTGAGACCGAGCCGTGCGCGTCGGTGCCCACCGCCATGGCGTTCCTGGAAAACCACGGCAAAAACATCCAGCTGTCCAACCAGAACCTGACGGCAGCCCGAGTGTCCAGTTACAACCAGGGCCTGCTGGTCACCGCCCAGCCGCTGGCTCGTCAGCAGCTGTTCCAG TTTCAGATCGACCGCCTGAACCCATCATGGACGTCATCGCTGTCGTTAGGGGTGATCGGTCACTCCCCCGACCGGCTCAACTTCCCCTCGACAGCGTGTTGTCTGAAACGCTCCGCctggctgctgcagagagactcCGTCTTCCACAACTCCCTAAAG ACATGTGAGAACTATGGTCCTAATCTGGACACTTGCCCAGAGGGGACGGTGTTGGGTCTGCTGGTGGACACCAACAGTTGTCTCCACCTCTACGTCAACGGCATGGACCAGGGTGTTGCGGCGCAGGACATTCCTTCGCCTTGCTACCCTTTCATTGACCTCTACGGCCAGTGTGAACAG GTAACTATAGTAACAAACAACGTGCCAGCTGTGGGTGGAGAGAGCGGTGAGACCCGTTGTCAGGGCGACATGGAGAAGGCGGACATGGTTGACG GTATCAAAGAGAGTGTGTGCTGGACGCCCCCTCCAGAGGTCAACCCCAACAAGACCTGCGAGTACCAGGCACTGTGCTCACGATTCAAGGAGCTGCTCACGTTACCAG ATGGCTATTTTAACGAAGACGCAAAGTACAACCTGTGCTACTGTGAGTCCTGCCACAAACTTCGGGGCGACGAAGCTTATTACAAGAGGGGAGAGCCGCCCCGGGACTACGCCCTGCCCTTTGGGTGGTGCCGCTTTGCCCTCAG GATCAAGCCCCACTGTGAGGTTTCTAACGCACTGAAGAAGTGGCACATAGCGTATCACGGCACCAGTGTAGGAGCTCTGCGACGCACACTGGACCATAGTCAACTGCTGCCTG GAACTTCGTCCATCTTCTCAGTATCCCCGGTGAAGGCAGAGGGGCCTAATGGCTACAGCGAGCCAGAGGAGAATAGCGCCCCTGGCAGGGAGGTTCCCAGAGTGCGGCTTTCCCCCACTATGCGCTACTCCGGCATGGAGATCTTTGCCCCCAAAGTGCA ATTTCAGGACCCTCGTTCTCACCGCTGCCACCAGGCTCAGGTGGGattccaggtgtgtgtgcgtcctgGCTCCTACAAGGTCGGACCTCAGACGCTTGGCCACAGCGAACCCCTGGACCCTCGCTTCAGTAACTCAGAGATCGAGTGGATCACCAAGGAACAGGGCGGCACGCTCCTCTACGGTCTGCTCATCCGGGTCGAGTGA
- the neurl4 gene encoding neuralized-like protein 4 isoform X1: MIKEVNSWSGSIEIGVTALDPAALDFPSSATGLKGGSWIVSGCSVLRDGRSVLEEYGRDLDQLAEGDRVGIQRSSRGELHLWVNGQDCGAAASGLPPKLWAVVDLYGKCTQVTVVSCEPPPPSTEKETIEQEEEEEEEDEEEDAEEEVVVCGVREDAGITALMNVAAMSGMLNGDEVPELSCSHSRPDKFPNNLDPDTVLTEHQLFDVFNNAIVSFYRSEDEGGGGDGGGGGGAGSGSGGGNSGTDSSSRNDRGSSSSGGGAVNSDSGIGTTGGSGGGGGGGGAGGPGEGGNTNNSPAGNGGVGSGVVTGGMTTNDALLFHEKCGTLIKLSNNNKTAERRRPLDEFNNGVVMTNRPLRHNEMFEIRIDKLVDKWSGSIEIGVTTHNPNNLDYPATMTNLRSGTIMMSGCGILTNGKGTRREYCEFSLDELQEGDHIGLMRKASGALHFYINGIDQGVAAAQTPGVVYGVVDLYGMAVKVTIVHNHNHSDRLRRNNAIMRALSPDVGRPRPALSLTPDPEGPDRLLFHANCGQKAAIISDGRTALRPHATDDFNHGVVLSSRPLRSNEVFQVRIDKMVDKWAGSIEIGVTTHNPAYLQLPSTMTNLRSGTWMMTGNGVMHNGTTILDEYGHNLDRLKAGDTVGVVRKEDGSLHFFVNGVAQGPAAWNVPPSVYAVVDLYGQAAQATIMDDMVDLPPLPEDSSEGPTAMSPGSPCSVGGACTTNDLRFHQLHGTNAVITNGGRTALRQNCRSEFNDAIVISNRCLRDGELFEIIIQKMVDRWSGSIEADFPPVRPGVTAIRPDELEFPNTMTDIDYDTWMLSGTAIMQDGNTMRNNYGCDLDSLTTGSRIGMMRSASGDLHYYINGVDQGVACSGLPPEVYAVIDLYGQCVQVSITSSSGPLDNSLCTSNITEKSFPIHSPVAGVAHRLHGKHGKNVVLLGEGCQAVRVGGYAHGIVFSAKELKADELFEVRIDEVDEQWCGSLHVGLTTLAPPELPSCPLSGLSPSLPQLRTKVTWLLCGSEVRRNGVLQRQNYCCSLDRLTVGNRVGVKRCSDDTMHIFIDGEDMGPAATAVAKNVYAVLDLYGRITAVSIVSSSLMEDMESVKAPSLSSDSCSEGEEDSTPVREVETEPCASVPTAMAFLENHGKNIQLSNQNLTAARVSSYNQGLLVTAQPLARQQLFQFQIDRLNPSWTSSLSLGVIGHSPDRLNFPSTACCLKRSAWLLQRDSVFHNSLKTCENYGPNLDTCPEGTVLGLLVDTNSCLHLYVNGMDQGVAAQDIPSPCYPFIDLYGQCEQVTIVTNNVPAVGGESGETRCQGDMEKADMVDGIKESVCWTPPPEVNPNKTCEYQALCSRFKELLTLPDGYFNEDAKYNLCYCESCHKLRGDEAYYKRGEPPRDYALPFGWCRFALRIKPHCEVSNALKKWHIAYHGTSVGALRRTLDHSQLLPGTSSIFSVSPVKAEGPNGYSEPEENSAPGREVPRVRLSPTMRYSGMEIFAPKVQFQDPRSHRCHQAQVGFQVCVRPGSYKVGPQTLGHSEPLDPRFSNSEIEWITKEQGGTLLYGLLIRVE; the protein is encoded by the exons atgataaaggaG GTGAACTCGTGGAGCGGTTCCATTGAGATTGGCGTGACGGCCCTCGACCCTGCCGCGCTGGACTTCCCCAGCAGCGCTACAGGCCTTAAAGGCGGCTCCTGGATCGTGTCGGGCTGCTCGGTGCTACGAGACGGTCGCTCGGTCCTGGAGGAGTACGGCCGCGACCTTGACCAGCTAGCCGAGGGCGACCGGGTGGGCATCCAGCGCAGCTCCCGCGGGGAGCTCCACCTCTGGGTGAACGGGCAGGACTGCGGCGCGGCCGCGAGCGGCTTGCCGCCGAAACTCTGGGCAGTGGTGGACCTGTACGGCAAGTGCACTCAAGTGACGGTGGTGAGCTGTGAGCCGCCACCGCCCTCCACGGAGAAAGAGACAatagagcaggaggaggaagaggaggaggaggatgaggaggaggatgcggAGGAAGAGGTGGTGGTGTGCGGGGTGCGGGAGGATGCAGGGATCACAGCACTGATGAATGTGGCAGCGATGAGTGGAATGTTGAACGGAGATGAAG TGCCTGAGCTTAGCTGCAGTCACAGCAGACCAGACAAGTTTCCCAACAACCTGGACCCTGACACGG ttcTAACGGAGCACCAGCTGTTCGACGTGTTCAACAACGCAATAGTATCTTTTTATCGCTCCGAGGACGAGGGCGGAGGAGGGGAtggcggaggtggaggaggggcgGGAAGCGGCAGCGGAGGAGGAAATTCAGGAACTGACTCCTCTTCCAGAAACGAcagagggagcagcagcagcggaggAGGTGCTGTCAACAGCGACAGCGGAATAGGGACAACgggagggagtggaggaggaggaggaggaggaggagcaggcggTCCTGGAGAAGGTGGAAATACTAATAACAGCCCCGCCGGTAACGGAGGGGTCGGGTCGGGGGTTGTGACAGGTGGGATGACCACCAACGACGCGCTGCTCTTCCACGAGAAATGCGGCACGCTGATCAAactgagcaacaacaacaagacggCGGAGCGGAGGAGACCGCTGGACGAGTTCAACAACGGCGTGGTGATGACCAACCGGCCGCTCCGACACAACGAGATGTTCGAG ATTCGTATCGATAAGCTAGTGGACAAGTGGTCGGGCTCGATAGAGATCGGCGTGACCACACACAATCCCAACAACCTGGACTATCCTGCAACTATGACCAATCTGCgctcag GTACAATCATGATGAGTGGCTGTGGGATACTGACCAACGGGAAAGGAACCCGCAGGGAATACTGTGAATTTAGCCTCGATGAACTTCAG GAGGGAGATCACATAGGGCTGATGCGCAAAGCCAGCGGAGCGCTCCATTTCTACATCAACGGCATCGACCAAG GTGTTGCAGCGGCCCAGACCCCCGGCGTGGTCTACGGCGTGGTCGACCTCTACGGCATGGCCGTCAAAGTCACCATAgtccacaaccacaaccacagtgACCGCCTCAGACGCAACAACGCCATCATGAGGGCTCTATCGCCGGATGTCGGTCGTCCCAGGCCAGCTCTCTCCCTCACCCCTGACCCAGAGGGGCCTGACCGGCTGCTCTTCCACGCCAACTGTGGCCAGAAAGCTGCCATTATCAGTGACGGCAGGACGGCGCTGCGACCACA TGCGACCGACGACTTCAACCACGGCGTCGTCCTGAGCAGCCGGCCGCTGCGCTCCAACGAGGTGTTCCAGGTTCGCATCGACAAGATGGTGGACAAGTGGGCGGGTTCCATCGAAATCGGGGTCACGACGCACAACCCCGCGTACCTGCAGCTGCCCTCCACCATGACCAACCTGCGCTCAG ggacctggatgatgacgGGGAATGGCGTAATGCACAACGGAACGACGATATTAGACGAGTACGGACACAACCTGGACCGGCTGAAG GCTGGTGACACAGTAGGCGTGGTGCGGAAAGAAGACGGCAGCCTCCACTTCTTTGTAAACGGCGTGGCTCAGGGCCCGGCAGCCTGGAACGTCCCACCCAGCGTCTACGCCGTGGTCGACCTCTACGGCCAGGCTGCTCAGGCCACCATCATGGACGACatgg TCGACCTCCCCCCTCTACCAGAGGACAGCTCGGAGGGCCCCACGGCCATGTCGCCCGGGAGCCCCTGCTCGGTAGGCGGGGCCTGCACGACCAACGACCTGCGTTTCCACCAGCTGCACGGCACCAACGCCGTCATCACCAACGGGGGGCGCACCGCCCTGCGTCAGAACTGCCGCAGCGAGTTCAACGACGCCATTGTCATTTCCAACAG GTGCCTTCGAGATGGAGAGCTGTTTGAAATCATCATTCAGAAGATGGTGGACCGCTGGTCAGGTTCGATAGAAGCAG ATTTCCCTCCCGTGCGTCCAGGAGTGACGGCCATCAGGCCAGACGAGCTTGAGTTTCCAAACACAATGACCGACATCGACTACGACACCTGGATGCTCAG tggAACGGCCATCATGCAGGACGGCAACACGATGCGCAACAACTACGGTTGTGACCTTGACTCTCTGACCACCGGCTCACGGATCGGCATGATGCGCTCAGCCAGCGGCGACCTCCACTATTACATCAATGGCGTAGACCAAGGTGTGGCCTGCTCCGGTCTGCCACCAG agGTGTATGCTGTGATCGACCTGTATGgtcagtgtgttcaggtgtcaATCACCAGCTCCTCAGGCCCGCTGGACAACAGCCTGTGTACCAGCAACATCACTGAGAAGAGCTTCCCTATCCACTCACCAG TAGCAGGCGTTGCCCACCGGCTCCATGGCAAACACGGTAAGAACGTGGTGCTGCTCGGCGAGGGCTGCCAGGCCGTCCGAGTTGGCGGTTACGCTCACGGCATCGTGTTCAGCGCGAAGGAGCTCAAAGCAGACGAGCTGTTTGAG GTGAGGATTGATGAAGTGGATGAGCAGTGGTGCGGCTCGCTGCATGTCGGCCTGACCACGCTGGCACCTCCGGAGCTGCCGTCCTGCCCGCTGTCAggtctctccccctccctcccgcAGCTTCGCACCAAGGTCACCTGGCTGCTCTGCGGCTCTGAGGTCCGTCGCAATGGTGTGCTGCAGCGCCAGAACTACTGCTGCTCACTGGACCGGCTGACG GTTGGGAACCGTGTAGGTGTGAAGAGGTGCAGTGATGACACAATGCACATTTTCATTGACGGAGAGGACATGGGACCTGCAGCGACTGCAGTAgccaag AATGTGTATGCAGTTTTGGATCTGTACGGGCGGATAACGGCGGTGTCCATCGTGAGCTCTTCGCTGATGGAGGACATGGAAAGCGTCAAGGCGCCCTCGCTGTCCTCGGACAGCTGCAGCGAAGGGGAGGAGGACAGCACCCCCGTGAGAGAG GTTGAGACCGAGCCGTGCGCGTCGGTGCCCACCGCCATGGCGTTCCTGGAAAACCACGGCAAAAACATCCAGCTGTCCAACCAGAACCTGACGGCAGCCCGAGTGTCCAGTTACAACCAGGGCCTGCTGGTCACCGCCCAGCCGCTGGCTCGTCAGCAGCTGTTCCAG TTTCAGATCGACCGCCTGAACCCATCATGGACGTCATCGCTGTCGTTAGGGGTGATCGGTCACTCCCCCGACCGGCTCAACTTCCCCTCGACAGCGTGTTGTCTGAAACGCTCCGCctggctgctgcagagagactcCGTCTTCCACAACTCCCTAAAG ACATGTGAGAACTATGGTCCTAATCTGGACACTTGCCCAGAGGGGACGGTGTTGGGTCTGCTGGTGGACACCAACAGTTGTCTCCACCTCTACGTCAACGGCATGGACCAGGGTGTTGCGGCGCAGGACATTCCTTCGCCTTGCTACCCTTTCATTGACCTCTACGGCCAGTGTGAACAG GTAACTATAGTAACAAACAACGTGCCAGCTGTGGGTGGAGAGAGCGGTGAGACCCGTTGTCAGGGCGACATGGAGAAGGCGGACATGGTTGACG GTATCAAAGAGAGTGTGTGCTGGACGCCCCCTCCAGAGGTCAACCCCAACAAGACCTGCGAGTACCAGGCACTGTGCTCACGATTCAAGGAGCTGCTCACGTTACCAG ATGGCTATTTTAACGAAGACGCAAAGTACAACCTGTGCTACTGTGAGTCCTGCCACAAACTTCGGGGCGACGAAGCTTATTACAAGAGGGGAGAGCCGCCCCGGGACTACGCCCTGCCCTTTGGGTGGTGCCGCTTTGCCCTCAG GATCAAGCCCCACTGTGAGGTTTCTAACGCACTGAAGAAGTGGCACATAGCGTATCACGGCACCAGTGTAGGAGCTCTGCGACGCACACTGGACCATAGTCAACTGCTGCCTG GAACTTCGTCCATCTTCTCAGTATCCCCGGTGAAGGCAGAGGGGCCTAATGGCTACAGCGAGCCAGAGGAGAATAGCGCCCCTGGCAGGGAGGTTCCCAGAGTGCGGCTTTCCCCCACTATGCGCTACTCCGGCATGGAGATCTTTGCCCCCAAAGTGCA ATTTCAGGACCCTCGTTCTCACCGCTGCCACCAGGCTCAGGTGGGattccaggtgtgtgtgcgtcctgGCTCCTACAAGGTCGGACCTCAGACGCTTGGCCACAGCGAACCCCTGGACCCTCGCTTCAGTAACTCAGAGATCGAGTGGATCACCAAGGAACAGGGCGGCACGCTCCTCTACGGTCTGCTCATCCGGGTCGAGTGA